The proteins below are encoded in one region of Longimicrobium sp.:
- a CDS encoding Bax inhibitor-1/YccA family protein: MRTSNPTLNSKTFAGQWDGTGGMTIEGTVNKVGLMLLLLMAPAAWVWNKAMTAWDPASIMPLMVGGMAGGFVLAMVTIFKKQWSPVTAPLYAVMEGLFLGGVSALAETQFPGVVIPAVALTFGTLFALLLAYRSGLIRATENFKLGVVAATGGIALVYLASFVMRMFGAQMPMIHSAGTMGIVFSLFVIVIAALNLVLDFDFIEQGAEQGAPRYMEWYAAFGLMVTLVWLYLEILRLLMKLQSRD; the protein is encoded by the coding sequence ATGCGAACCTCCAATCCAACCCTGAACAGCAAGACCTTCGCGGGCCAGTGGGACGGCACCGGGGGCATGACCATCGAGGGCACCGTCAACAAGGTGGGGCTGATGCTCCTGCTGCTGATGGCGCCCGCGGCGTGGGTGTGGAACAAGGCCATGACGGCGTGGGACCCGGCGTCCATCATGCCGCTGATGGTGGGCGGCATGGCCGGCGGGTTCGTCCTGGCGATGGTGACCATCTTCAAGAAGCAGTGGTCGCCGGTGACCGCGCCGCTGTACGCGGTGATGGAGGGCCTGTTCCTGGGCGGCGTCTCCGCCCTGGCCGAGACCCAGTTCCCCGGGGTGGTGATCCCCGCCGTGGCGCTCACCTTCGGAACGCTGTTCGCGCTGCTGCTGGCCTATCGCTCGGGGCTGATCCGCGCGACGGAGAACTTCAAGCTGGGCGTCGTCGCGGCCACGGGCGGCATCGCGCTGGTGTACCTGGCGAGCTTCGTGATGAGGATGTTCGGCGCCCAGATGCCGATGATCCACTCGGCCGGAACCATGGGCATCGTGTTCAGCTTGTTCGTGATCGTGATCGCCGCGCTGAACCTGGTGCTGGACTTCGACTTCATCGAGCAGGGCGCCGAGCAGGGTGCGCCGCGGTACATGGAGTGGTACGCCGCGTTCGGCCTGATGGTGACCCTGGTGTGGCTGTACCTGGAGATCCTGCGCCTGCTGATGAAGCTGCAGAGCCGCGACTGA
- a CDS encoding lipid A deacylase LpxR family protein, with amino-acid sequence MRLPVLLRLALGLAATSTCIAAPLAAQVRAWELTSDNDAYDFWIPFAVRPDYEYSNGLRLAAELEGAPGWTALARHLAPCAREGSEAKPADAEAGCVSTTFEFGQRLYMPRNDSYVATQGERPYAGWLYAAATGRVVEGTVRHTYGIEVGITGEPSLGRTVMETFHELTGFREVVGWQHQLGFEPGVVLRYGAEQRAELRAGDGRIADMVADIGATLGNVHTGARAGLRARVGYDLRHPWAARAHRGTSVYLSATASGQAVLRNLFLDGNTFGSQPPRVQRELLVASRGWGVGVASGRFGGEFRVLTRTREYREEPGGHPVSTIELTWRR; translated from the coding sequence ATGCGCCTTCCCGTCCTCCTTCGCCTGGCCCTGGGCCTGGCCGCAACGTCCACGTGCATCGCCGCGCCCCTGGCCGCGCAGGTACGCGCGTGGGAGCTGACGTCCGACAACGACGCGTACGACTTCTGGATTCCGTTCGCCGTGCGGCCGGACTACGAGTACTCCAACGGCCTGCGCCTGGCGGCCGAGCTGGAGGGAGCGCCGGGATGGACGGCACTGGCCAGGCACCTGGCGCCCTGCGCGCGCGAGGGGAGCGAGGCAAAGCCGGCGGATGCCGAGGCGGGGTGCGTTTCGACGACGTTCGAGTTCGGGCAGCGGCTGTACATGCCGCGCAACGACTCGTACGTCGCCACCCAGGGAGAGCGGCCCTACGCGGGTTGGCTGTACGCGGCGGCGACGGGCCGGGTGGTCGAGGGGACCGTGCGGCACACGTACGGCATCGAAGTCGGCATTACGGGGGAGCCCTCGCTGGGCCGGACGGTGATGGAAACCTTCCATGAGCTCACCGGGTTCCGGGAGGTCGTGGGCTGGCAGCACCAGCTGGGCTTCGAGCCGGGCGTGGTGCTGCGCTACGGCGCCGAGCAGCGGGCAGAGCTTCGCGCGGGGGATGGCCGCATCGCCGACATGGTGGCGGACATTGGGGCCACGCTGGGCAACGTGCACACGGGCGCGCGCGCCGGTCTCCGCGCCCGCGTGGGATACGACCTGCGCCACCCCTGGGCCGCGCGCGCGCACCGGGGCACCTCGGTGTACCTGAGCGCCACGGCATCCGGCCAGGCCGTGCTGCGCAACCTGTTCCTGGACGGCAACACCTTTGGAAGCCAGCCCCCGCGCGTGCAGCGCGAACTCCTGGTCGCCAGCCGCGGCTGGGGCGTCGGCGTGGCGAGCGGCCGGTTCGGCGGCGAGTTCCGGGTGCTCACCCGCACCCGAGAGTACCGCGAAGAGCCGGGCGGACACCCGGTAAGCACCATCGAGCTCACCTGGCGCCGGTAA